The following are encoded in a window of Roseimaritima ulvae genomic DNA:
- a CDS encoding DUF1552 domain-containing protein translates to MNDQSNAAPRKVSRRILLQGAGTAMALPWLESLPVWGTEMPTGGDAPKTPKRFAVQFMACGVNAKHWWAKGAGDDMELGKSLQPMEPLKHKMNMVTGLFNKSAVGVGIHPGQTGNILSGAALQKGSELRGGISIDQVLANHIGQQTAQASLVLGCEQPITGYHETNFSMAYSSHISWQNATSPVPMEVYPSLAFDSLFDNRGNRRNQSVLDRVKEHAESLSRQVSAGDKAKLDEYLSSIREVEKRIERMRQQQDKATDRAAETGKPLLTMDRPESGLPEDIREHMKLMCDIIALAFQTDKTRVATLLMCRDISGLFYPFLNVRSAHHSASHSDTSDDYERVTRYYVSQFAYLASRLDAMQEGDRTVLDNSCLMFINNMWSGSKHDSTKVPLLLAGGLDNTMETGRVIDYADKPDEERKLCGLYLNILQKMGLPETQFGDASEPLAI, encoded by the coding sequence ATGAATGATCAATCGAACGCTGCCCCCCGGAAGGTTTCGCGACGCATCTTGTTGCAGGGTGCGGGCACCGCGATGGCGCTGCCCTGGCTGGAATCGCTGCCCGTCTGGGGTACCGAAATGCCGACCGGCGGAGACGCCCCGAAAACGCCCAAACGCTTTGCCGTGCAGTTCATGGCTTGTGGGGTGAACGCCAAACACTGGTGGGCTAAGGGCGCGGGCGACGACATGGAGCTGGGCAAAAGCCTGCAGCCGATGGAACCGCTAAAACACAAAATGAACATGGTCACGGGGCTGTTCAACAAAAGCGCCGTGGGCGTGGGCATTCACCCCGGTCAGACCGGCAACATCCTCTCCGGAGCCGCGTTGCAGAAGGGCTCCGAGCTCCGCGGCGGCATCAGCATCGACCAGGTGCTGGCCAATCACATCGGCCAACAAACCGCTCAGGCCAGTCTCGTGTTGGGCTGCGAACAACCGATCACCGGTTACCACGAAACCAATTTTTCGATGGCTTACAGTTCGCACATCTCCTGGCAGAACGCCACCTCACCGGTACCGATGGAAGTCTATCCCTCGCTGGCCTTTGACAGCCTGTTCGACAACCGTGGCAATCGCCGCAACCAAAGCGTGCTGGACCGCGTTAAGGAGCATGCCGAAAGTCTTAGCCGACAAGTCAGTGCGGGCGACAAAGCAAAACTGGATGAGTACCTGAGCAGTATTCGCGAAGTCGAAAAGCGAATCGAACGGATGCGTCAACAACAGGACAAAGCCACCGATCGTGCGGCCGAGACCGGCAAGCCATTGCTGACGATGGATCGGCCCGAAAGCGGTTTGCCCGAAGACATCCGCGAACACATGAAACTGATGTGCGACATCATCGCCTTGGCTTTCCAGACCGACAAGACCCGCGTCGCCACGTTGCTGATGTGCCGCGATATCTCCGGGCTGTTCTACCCCTTCCTGAACGTCCGCAGCGCCCACCATTCGGCTTCCCACAGTGACACCAGTGACGATTATGAACGCGTCACACGTTACTACGTCAGCCAGTTTGCGTACCTCGCCTCGCGTCTGGATGCGATGCAAGAAGGCGATCGCACGGTGCTGGATAACTCCTGCTTGATGTTCATCAACAACATGTGGTCGGGCAGCAAACACGACTCCACCAAAGTTCCGCTGCTGCTCGCTGGTGGACTGGACAACACGATGGAAACGGGCCGTGTGATCGACTACGCGGACAAACCCGATGAGGAACGCAAGTTGTGCGGTCTGTACTTGAACATCCTGCAAAAGATGGGGCTGCCGGAAACCCAGTTTGGCGACGCCAGCGAACCGCTGGCCATCTAA
- a CDS encoding DUF1592 domain-containing protein, which produces MFRLVISTLLVALPMASLRSSQAADLESLEREFRDVIQPLVKAHCFSCHDDNTQEAMLNLQRYAAAGDVIAAHQTWEEVLDRLELEDMPPEDAPTQLGQQDRQQIIAWIEAVRTFEANRNAGDPGAVLARRLSNAEYDYSIRDLTGVDIRPTKTFPVDPANEAGFDNSGESLSMSPALMNKYLEAARTVVEHMVLSPEGIAFAPHPVVTDTDRDKYCVNRIVDFYKRQPTDFADYFYAAWKYQHRDALQPPHASLQAVAADTGISAKYLKTVWDALHDSQIRTGPLKELQSRWQALPEPTDREGALSACQDMRDYVLRTRKHFEPKFDNLKIQGIHAGAQPFVLWKNEQYAANRRTAHFDFLDADKKAQPEQLGFELPSDAQRESFEADCQRFCEIFPDAFYISERGRDYLGKPKSQQEKGRLLSAGFHSMMGYFRDDQPLQQLLLDDAGQAELDALWKQLDFFTAAPMRQYQGFLWFERTDSRYMRDPEFDFARPEDQQALSEKLITELSEVYVAKAIRSGGEGVALQALRDYFRNINDQIRWVVRARREAQTVHLEAVVEFCQRAYRRPLQAEEVSGLKAFYQTLKTTDGLTHEEAIQDTVVAILMSPHFAYRLDLLSDSDQSRALTAMELASRLSYFLWSSVPDEELLDVAASGRLLEQDVLLEQVDRMLADDRVRALATEFGGNWLDFRRFEEHNSVDRERFPSFDDELRSAMFEEPIRFFVDILQNDRSALDFLYADHTFVNAVLAKHYDMDDVQIEGAGWQRVDEASRYGRGGVLPMSVFLTKNAPGLRTSPVKRGYWVVRRLLGEHIPPPPPDVPELPADESQLGELTLRQTLAKHRDHASCAGCHNRIDSVGLIFEGFGPIGERRTLDLGGRPIDAAAEFPDGSQREGVADLREYIRQQRQQDFIDNTSRKLLSYALGRTLLLSDQTLLDTMQADLQHNEYRFNQLIRTIVSSPQFLNKRGRPMSANVSAAARSTTDE; this is translated from the coding sequence ATGTTTCGACTTGTTATTTCCACGTTGCTTGTCGCTCTGCCGATGGCCTCCCTCCGCAGTTCGCAAGCAGCCGACTTGGAGTCCTTGGAACGCGAATTCCGGGATGTTATCCAGCCCTTGGTGAAGGCCCACTGCTTTTCCTGCCACGACGACAACACGCAGGAAGCCATGCTGAACCTGCAACGTTACGCGGCCGCCGGCGACGTGATCGCCGCGCATCAAACCTGGGAAGAGGTGCTGGACCGGTTGGAACTGGAAGACATGCCGCCGGAGGATGCGCCCACCCAGCTCGGCCAACAGGACCGCCAACAGATCATCGCCTGGATCGAAGCGGTCCGCACGTTCGAAGCCAACCGTAACGCCGGAGATCCCGGGGCGGTGTTGGCCCGGCGGTTGAGCAACGCCGAATACGACTACAGCATTCGCGACCTGACGGGCGTCGATATCCGCCCCACCAAAACTTTTCCGGTCGACCCGGCCAACGAAGCCGGATTTGACAACTCCGGCGAATCGCTATCGATGTCGCCGGCTTTGATGAACAAATATCTCGAAGCGGCTCGCACGGTCGTCGAACATATGGTGTTGTCGCCGGAGGGCATCGCCTTCGCGCCCCACCCCGTCGTTACCGATACCGACCGCGACAAGTACTGCGTCAACCGGATCGTCGACTTCTACAAGCGACAACCCACCGACTTCGCCGACTATTTCTATGCGGCCTGGAAGTATCAACATCGCGATGCCCTGCAGCCGCCACACGCCTCATTACAAGCGGTTGCAGCGGACACCGGCATCAGTGCCAAGTATCTGAAAACCGTTTGGGACGCATTACACGATTCGCAAATCCGCACCGGGCCATTAAAAGAACTGCAATCGCGGTGGCAGGCTTTACCCGAGCCAACCGATCGCGAGGGAGCCTTGTCAGCCTGCCAAGACATGCGGGATTACGTGCTACGCACTCGGAAACACTTTGAACCCAAATTCGACAATCTAAAGATCCAGGGCATCCACGCCGGTGCGCAGCCCTTCGTGTTGTGGAAGAACGAACAATACGCCGCCAACCGTCGCACCGCCCACTTCGATTTTTTAGATGCGGACAAAAAAGCCCAACCTGAGCAACTCGGATTCGAATTGCCCAGCGATGCTCAACGCGAGTCATTCGAAGCGGACTGCCAGCGGTTCTGCGAGATTTTCCCGGACGCTTTTTATATTTCCGAACGCGGTCGCGACTACTTGGGCAAACCCAAGTCACAGCAGGAAAAAGGACGTCTGTTGAGCGCGGGCTTTCACAGCATGATGGGCTACTTCCGCGACGATCAGCCGCTGCAACAGCTGCTGCTGGACGATGCGGGGCAAGCGGAACTGGACGCCTTGTGGAAGCAACTGGATTTCTTCACCGCCGCTCCGATGCGTCAGTATCAGGGGTTCCTGTGGTTTGAACGTACTGATTCGCGATACATGCGAGACCCGGAATTTGATTTCGCGCGACCGGAAGACCAGCAGGCACTGAGCGAAAAATTGATCACGGAGCTGTCCGAGGTGTACGTGGCCAAAGCGATTCGCAGCGGTGGCGAAGGCGTGGCCTTGCAAGCTCTCCGCGATTACTTTCGCAACATCAACGACCAGATTCGCTGGGTGGTACGCGCCCGTCGCGAAGCCCAAACCGTGCACCTGGAGGCGGTCGTCGAATTCTGCCAGCGGGCGTACCGACGCCCTTTGCAAGCTGAAGAAGTTTCAGGCCTCAAAGCATTCTATCAAACGCTCAAAACAACCGATGGCTTGACTCATGAAGAAGCCATCCAGGACACGGTGGTGGCGATCCTGATGTCGCCTCATTTTGCCTATCGCTTGGATCTATTAAGCGACAGCGATCAGTCACGAGCCCTGACGGCTATGGAACTCGCCAGCCGGTTGAGCTACTTCTTGTGGTCCAGCGTGCCGGATGAGGAATTGCTGGACGTGGCGGCCAGTGGCCGGTTGTTGGAGCAAGACGTATTGCTCGAGCAGGTCGATCGGATGCTGGCCGATGATCGCGTGCGGGCGTTGGCCACCGAGTTCGGCGGCAACTGGTTGGACTTCCGCCGGTTTGAAGAACACAACAGCGTCGACCGCGAGCGTTTCCCCAGCTTTGATGACGAATTGCGAAGTGCCATGTTCGAGGAACCGATTCGGTTCTTTGTGGACATCCTGCAGAACGATCGCTCGGCGCTGGATTTCCTCTACGCCGATCACACGTTCGTCAATGCCGTACTGGCGAAACACTACGACATGGACGATGTGCAGATCGAAGGCGCCGGTTGGCAGCGAGTCGACGAAGCCTCGCGTTATGGGCGAGGCGGCGTATTGCCGATGTCCGTGTTCCTGACCAAGAACGCTCCCGGCCTCCGTACCAGTCCGGTCAAACGCGGCTATTGGGTCGTGCGTCGTCTGCTGGGTGAACACATTCCCCCGCCGCCGCCTGACGTGCCCGAACTGCCGGCCGATGAATCCCAGCTGGGCGAGTTGACGTTGCGGCAGACGCTGGCCAAACATCGCGACCACGCCAGCTGTGCCGGGTGCCACAACCGGATCGATTCGGTGGGGCTGATCTTCGAGGGCTTTGGCCCCATCGGTGAACGCCGCACGCTGGACCTGGGCGGCCGTCCAATCGATGCCGCGGCTGAATTCCCTGATGGCAGTCAGCGCGAGGGCGTGGCGGACCTGCGGGAGTACATCCGTCAGCAACGCCAGCAAGATTTCATCGACAACACTTCTCGCAAATTGTTATCGTACGCCCTCGGTAGAACCCTGCTGTTATCCGACCAGACACTGTTGGATACGATGCAGGCGGATCTGCAACACAACGAGTATCGCTTCAACCAACTGATTCGCACGATTGTTTCCAGCCCTCAATTCTTGAACAAACGGGGTCGCCCCATGTCGGCCAACGTTTCCGCCGCTGCCAGGAGTACCACCGATGAATGA
- a CDS encoding SHD1 domain-containing protein translates to MRWLVIGLALLCQLPAYSQQARTWKDTTGQFSIDAALTSHDAKSVNLKTSDGRVIEVSKSRLSRADLAYLESLPAPDAKPSAMAAEQKLTAAIQGPPVAGKAREPLADFLSRIGVPFFVDQRGLDEIGLSTDLAMNTDQNATSLAEQLDASLESLDLTWYRLRSVLVITTKEVAEDEAIETLVYRIPTPRNDLSAVMQRLQAIEPDSWEALGGPGSVTGMPGVFLIRQSPAVHRQLIQKLKVRPLPHRYVHPLDNLVVSLEVLRNDWDALAKQLSDQLKRPVTATVSVKEGYPSPLSLTNVTAGDALAILANHAGVDWLEKPSGLELVSSKHAEQQQQQQRVTIPFASPQTAGLITNMIMTVVTPDAWAPLGGPGNIQHVGGKSFLVFQSQPRFRELAQLMADIGSIR, encoded by the coding sequence ATGCGATGGTTAGTAATTGGATTAGCCCTGCTATGTCAGTTGCCGGCCTACTCCCAACAAGCGCGGACTTGGAAAGACACCACGGGACAGTTTTCCATCGATGCTGCGTTAACTTCTCATGATGCGAAATCGGTCAACTTGAAGACCAGCGACGGCAGGGTGATCGAGGTTTCCAAAAGCCGGCTCAGCAGGGCTGATCTGGCTTATCTGGAAAGCCTGCCGGCCCCAGACGCCAAACCATCGGCGATGGCTGCCGAACAAAAATTGACGGCGGCAATCCAAGGCCCTCCGGTGGCGGGCAAGGCCAGAGAACCGCTGGCCGATTTTCTGAGCCGTATCGGCGTGCCCTTTTTTGTAGACCAACGCGGCCTGGACGAAATCGGGCTCTCAACGGATCTCGCCATGAACACGGACCAGAATGCCACCTCGCTGGCCGAACAATTGGATGCCAGTTTAGAGTCGCTAGATCTAACCTGGTATCGGCTCCGCAGCGTCCTGGTCATCACCACCAAAGAGGTGGCCGAAGACGAGGCGATAGAGACATTGGTCTATCGCATTCCCACCCCCAGAAACGACTTGTCGGCCGTCATGCAGCGTCTACAAGCGATTGAACCGGATAGCTGGGAAGCGTTGGGCGGACCTGGCAGCGTCACCGGCATGCCAGGCGTCTTCCTGATCCGCCAGAGCCCCGCCGTACACCGGCAACTGATCCAGAAGCTCAAAGTCCGACCGCTGCCGCACCGTTATGTCCATCCGCTGGACAATCTGGTCGTCAGCCTCGAAGTTCTCCGCAACGACTGGGATGCCCTGGCGAAACAGCTCAGCGACCAACTGAAGCGTCCCGTCACCGCGACGGTTTCCGTTAAAGAAGGATATCCCTCCCCGCTATCTCTGACTAACGTGACCGCCGGCGATGCCCTGGCGATCCTGGCCAACCATGCCGGCGTCGATTGGCTGGAAAAACCATCGGGGTTGGAACTGGTTTCCAGTAAACACGCCGAGCAACAACAGCAGCAACAGCGGGTCACGATCCCCTTTGCTTCCCCCCAAACCGCGGGTTTGATCACCAATATGATCATGACGGTGGTGACTCCCGATGCTTGGGCACCGTTGGGCGGCCCGGGCAATATCCAGCACGTCGGTGGGAAGTCGTTTCTGGTCTTTCAGTCGCAACCTAGATTCCGCGAACTCGCTCAACTGATGGCCGATATAGGGTCCATTCGTTAG
- a CDS encoding dienelactone hydrolase family protein: MCDQDHFEEDLKKYSRRDFGALAAAGVGAAAMLPQTAAAAETSGSDVMIKTPDGECDAYFVAPATGKHAAVLIWPDIFGLRPAFRQMADRLAGSGYSVLVVNPFYRKQKAPTAADGANTPIADVRPLARSLTPTTHTTDAKAFVAWLDAQPQVDKDKPMGTTGYCMGGPIVMRTAAAVPERVGAAATFHGGGLVTDNEDSPHRLIPQMKAEFLIAIAENDDQRDPDAKKVLKEAFADAKLPAEIEVYPAGHGWCPPDTRVHNSEQAEKAWTRMLVLFEKTLR, translated from the coding sequence ATGTGCGACCAAGATCATTTTGAAGAGGACCTGAAAAAGTACTCGCGTCGAGACTTTGGAGCTCTGGCGGCTGCCGGGGTGGGAGCTGCCGCGATGCTGCCTCAGACGGCCGCCGCCGCGGAAACCAGCGGCAGTGATGTGATGATCAAGACGCCCGATGGCGAGTGTGATGCGTACTTCGTCGCCCCGGCGACTGGTAAGCACGCGGCCGTGCTGATCTGGCCGGATATCTTTGGGCTGCGACCGGCGTTTCGCCAAATGGCCGACCGCTTGGCGGGATCCGGATACAGCGTGTTGGTCGTCAATCCGTTTTATCGAAAGCAAAAGGCACCCACGGCCGCCGATGGCGCCAACACGCCGATTGCAGACGTCAGGCCGTTGGCTCGCAGCCTGACGCCAACCACGCACACCACCGATGCCAAGGCCTTTGTCGCTTGGTTGGATGCCCAGCCGCAGGTCGACAAAGACAAACCGATGGGCACCACCGGGTACTGCATGGGCGGACCGATCGTGATGCGAACGGCTGCCGCCGTACCCGAACGAGTGGGCGCGGCCGCGACCTTCCATGGCGGTGGATTGGTTACCGACAACGAAGACAGCCCGCACCGCTTGATCCCGCAAATGAAAGCGGAGTTCTTGATTGCGATCGCCGAAAATGACGACCAACGCGATCCGGATGCCAAGAAGGTGCTGAAAGAAGCTTTCGCCGATGCCAAGTTGCCCGCGGAAATCGAAGTCTATCCGGCAGGCCACGGTTGGTGCCCGCCCGACACTCGGGTGCATAATTCCGAGCAAGCCGAAAAGGCGTGGACACGGATGCTGGTGTTGTTTGAGAAGACGCTTCGCTAG
- the sugE gene encoding quaternary ammonium compound efflux SMR transporter SugE has protein sequence MQAWLILLVAGLLETGWAVGLKYTDGFTRLWPSLGTAVALVASMLLLAVAVRELPIGTAYPVWVGVGAVGAAIFGMLYLGESASPARVFFLGLLLVSIIGLKITSAVE, from the coding sequence ATGCAGGCTTGGTTGATTTTGTTGGTCGCGGGATTGCTGGAAACCGGTTGGGCCGTGGGGTTGAAGTACACCGACGGCTTCACGCGGCTTTGGCCCAGTCTGGGCACTGCGGTGGCGCTGGTGGCTAGTATGTTGCTGCTGGCCGTCGCGGTACGCGAGTTGCCGATTGGCACCGCGTATCCGGTGTGGGTTGGCGTAGGAGCGGTGGGGGCAGCGATCTTTGGGATGCTCTATCTGGGCGAATCGGCTTCGCCGGCCCGCGTGTTTTTTCTCGGCTTGCTGCTGGTGTCCATCATCGGTCTGAAAATCACCTCCGCGGTCGAGTGA
- a CDS encoding DUF1553 domain-containing protein, which translates to MRYSLSHRSLGLILGLLCGLTVRTVAAGDSLSFNRAIRPILSAACYQCHGPDEGHRAADLRLDTEDGIHDAFSEPELADNEAWQRLIATDADYRMPPPEANITLEPEQLKTLQTWIEQGAKYEGHWAFIAPTKPAVPQPERQDWIKNPIDAFILSRLEAEGLTGNDEATRERLLRRVTLDLTGLPPTLEELDAFLADTGPHAYETVVDRLLGSQHFGERMAVAWLDAARYGDTSVFHGDGHRDMWGWRDWVIQAYNQNRPFDQFSIEQLAGDLLPNATVEQQIATAFNRNNATTDEGGAIAEEFRVEYAVDRVKTTSMVWMGLTMECAQCHSHKFDPISHKEYYQFYAYFNQASDPGMQTRKGNQAPIVDVPDVRRQDEQQQLREQLAALEQQRAERRQQADADYQAWLVKTREQLGDEPALPAGMVAHFAFDEGQGEAVLCSVDATHTGKIKGKSTWADGKSSQAFVMDRTNFIDLGGLGDFDSSDGFSYGAWIKPDAKLTGVPLARMDDKQSYRGYDLYINKGVVAVHLIDKWPTNAIKVNTKAKLKPDVWQHVFVTYDGSRKAAGVQIYFDGQPQDWTIEQDRLSGSIRAKTPLYVGRRSTSSQFGGAVDDVRIYPRTLTSVEVAALAGTDLVGELIAAADTGDDAKQAALKDHYLANFDAPYQDLSKQIAKVNAELAASEQTLTTVMVMKDVPKPRMTYILDRGQYDQPLKDQPVEPAVPAALPQLPDEAPKNRLALARWLFQPDHPLTARVTVNRYWYMLFGTGIVKTVEDFGAQGEWPSHPELLDWLAVDFVENGWDIKRAIKQMVMSQTYRQSSRVDAQRLAVDPENRLYSRAPRFRLQGEFVRDNALAVSGLLVPTVGGPSVKPYQPPGLWNEVSINTSLRFKQDSGEKLFRRSMYTYWKRSAPPPSMALFDAPTRDKCQLRRAITNTPMQALVTLNDVQFVEAARMLAQRTIQEGGDSVPEQITYAYRLATSVRPSAGTLQVLEQIYNEELKVFQAEPQRAEQLLANGESKRDETIDVEQHAAMTIIASMILNLDETLTKG; encoded by the coding sequence ATGCGTTATTCGTTATCTCACCGGTCACTAGGATTGATCCTCGGTCTGCTTTGCGGCCTTACTGTGCGGACTGTGGCGGCCGGTGACTCGCTGTCTTTTAACCGCGCCATCCGTCCCATCCTGTCGGCCGCTTGTTACCAATGTCATGGACCGGACGAGGGCCATCGCGCGGCGGACCTGCGGCTGGATACCGAGGACGGAATCCACGACGCCTTCAGCGAGCCGGAGTTGGCCGACAATGAGGCTTGGCAGCGGTTGATCGCCACCGATGCCGATTATCGAATGCCGCCCCCGGAAGCAAACATCACGCTGGAACCGGAACAGCTCAAGACGCTGCAAACATGGATTGAACAGGGCGCCAAATATGAAGGACACTGGGCCTTTATTGCGCCGACCAAACCCGCGGTGCCCCAGCCGGAGCGTCAGGACTGGATAAAAAATCCGATCGATGCCTTCATCCTGTCGCGATTGGAAGCCGAAGGGCTGACCGGCAATGACGAAGCGACTCGCGAACGCCTGCTACGACGGGTCACATTGGACCTGACCGGTTTGCCTCCGACGCTGGAAGAACTGGATGCCTTTCTGGCCGATACCGGTCCCCACGCTTACGAAACCGTCGTGGATCGATTGTTGGGCAGTCAGCACTTCGGTGAGCGAATGGCGGTCGCTTGGTTGGATGCCGCTCGTTATGGCGACACCAGCGTGTTCCATGGCGATGGCCACCGCGACATGTGGGGCTGGCGAGATTGGGTGATCCAGGCCTACAACCAAAACCGACCCTTTGATCAGTTTTCGATTGAACAGCTGGCCGGCGATCTGCTTCCCAACGCCACGGTGGAGCAACAAATCGCCACGGCCTTTAATCGCAATAACGCCACCACGGATGAAGGCGGCGCGATTGCCGAAGAATTCCGCGTCGAATATGCCGTCGATCGTGTGAAGACGACGTCGATGGTTTGGATGGGACTGACCATGGAATGCGCGCAGTGCCACAGCCACAAGTTCGATCCGATCTCGCACAAAGAATACTACCAGTTCTACGCGTACTTTAACCAAGCCTCCGACCCGGGCATGCAGACCCGCAAGGGCAACCAGGCTCCGATCGTTGATGTGCCGGACGTCCGCCGGCAGGACGAACAACAACAGCTCCGCGAGCAACTGGCCGCGCTGGAACAACAACGGGCCGAGCGTCGCCAGCAGGCCGACGCGGACTACCAGGCTTGGCTTGTCAAGACTCGCGAGCAACTGGGCGACGAACCCGCGCTGCCCGCCGGCATGGTTGCCCACTTTGCGTTCGATGAAGGCCAAGGCGAAGCCGTGCTGTGTTCGGTCGATGCCACGCATACCGGCAAAATCAAAGGTAAGTCGACTTGGGCGGACGGCAAAAGCAGCCAAGCCTTTGTCATGGATCGCACCAACTTTATCGACCTGGGCGGGCTCGGCGATTTCGATAGCTCCGATGGGTTTTCCTATGGCGCCTGGATCAAGCCCGATGCCAAGCTGACCGGGGTGCCGCTGGCTCGCATGGACGACAAACAGAGCTATCGAGGTTACGACCTCTACATCAACAAAGGCGTGGTGGCGGTGCACTTGATCGACAAGTGGCCCACCAACGCGATCAAGGTCAACACCAAGGCCAAGCTAAAGCCCGATGTTTGGCAGCACGTGTTTGTCACCTACGACGGCTCACGCAAAGCCGCTGGAGTCCAGATCTATTTCGATGGTCAGCCGCAGGACTGGACGATCGAACAGGATCGGTTGAGCGGATCGATTCGCGCCAAGACGCCGCTGTATGTCGGCCGTCGCAGCACGTCTTCACAGTTTGGCGGCGCCGTGGATGATGTGCGCATCTATCCTCGTACGCTCACGTCGGTCGAAGTAGCCGCGTTGGCGGGCACCGATCTGGTGGGCGAACTGATTGCCGCGGCCGACACCGGCGATGACGCCAAGCAAGCGGCACTGAAAGATCATTATCTCGCCAACTTTGACGCACCCTATCAAGACCTGAGCAAACAGATCGCCAAGGTGAACGCTGAATTGGCGGCATCCGAGCAGACGCTGACCACCGTGATGGTTATGAAGGACGTGCCAAAGCCGCGGATGACCTACATCCTTGACCGTGGCCAATACGATCAACCGCTGAAGGACCAACCGGTCGAACCAGCGGTGCCCGCCGCCCTGCCACAGTTGCCCGATGAAGCTCCCAAAAATCGTTTGGCGTTGGCCCGTTGGTTGTTCCAACCCGACCATCCCTTGACCGCTCGCGTGACCGTTAATCGTTATTGGTACATGCTGTTTGGCACCGGCATCGTCAAGACGGTGGAAGATTTTGGCGCCCAGGGAGAATGGCCCAGCCACCCGGAATTGCTGGATTGGTTGGCGGTCGACTTTGTCGAAAACGGCTGGGACATCAAACGCGCGATCAAGCAAATGGTGATGTCACAAACCTACCGGCAATCGTCGCGAGTCGATGCCCAGCGGTTGGCGGTGGACCCCGAAAACCGCTTGTATTCCCGCGCTCCACGGTTCCGTTTGCAGGGCGAATTTGTACGCGATAATGCCTTGGCGGTCAGTGGACTGCTGGTGCCCACGGTCGGCGGTCCCAGCGTCAAACCCTACCAACCTCCAGGGCTGTGGAACGAAGTCAGCATTAATACCAGTCTGCGCTTCAAACAGGATTCCGGAGAAAAACTGTTCCGTCGCAGCATGTACACGTATTGGAAACGTTCGGCCCCGCCGCCCAGCATGGCTTTGTTCGACGCTCCCACCCGCGATAAATGTCAACTTCGCCGCGCGATTACCAACACGCCGATGCAAGCTTTGGTAACGCTGAATGACGTGCAGTTCGTTGAAGCGGCACGCATGTTAGCGCAGCGTACGATTCAAGAGGGCGGCGATAGCGTGCCCGAGCAAATCACGTATGCCTATCGCTTGGCGACCAGTGTGCGACCGAGCGCCGGCACGCTGCAGGTCTTGGAGCAGATCTACAACGAAGAACTAAAAGTTTTTCAGGCGGAACCGCAGCGAGCGGAGCAGTTGCTTGCCAACGGCGAAAGCAAACGCGACGAAACCATCGATGTCGAACAACATGCCGCGATGACCATCATCGCCAGCATGATTTTGAATTTGGACGAAACCCTGACCAAGGGGTAA